DNA sequence from the Bombus huntii isolate Logan2020A chromosome 7, iyBomHunt1.1, whole genome shotgun sequence genome:
TTGAAtatttgtacaaatattttacaaatatatcgtGTGTGTTATAAccatattttgaaatttcattaacacaGTAACAAGACTCGACTCttatgattatattggtaGAGTTTGAAACTTTGaacatgtatgtataatgCCTATAGAATTGGTGTTGATATtccattgtatttattgtagcagttgcatattaattaattaggttCATTAATGGTTATATGAAACATCGTATCATTTAGTATTACTTTCACACAACTACATTTTTATACTATGAAAAGTACACGCATAACTTTAAAAAAGAACGCAAAAGAGCATGTAccaatactttttgtagcccAGTCGATATAGAGactacaagatatttagtgcaagtgcatatgtatatatttcacagagatcacaaaaatattatattagtcaattatattattaagacGACTATGGTATCCCATTACACTGCcaaaaaagtaaaaaacaGTTTTACATGAtgcatataatctaatatattatttataaaagatcGTTTAATCTTTTCGCAATAACatttaagaaacaaaaattaacgAACAAAAAATCTAAAGCAAACGAACCTAGaacaaataataatgaaaatgagTTTtgcgtttttattttatgtgtGTCATGAAGGCATTTAATAAATGCAATTTTGATCACATAATTTGTTACATAAATTCAAAACTCATACACTCTTAAGTATACGGTTTTGTACGTATTTTCTATACGAATCGAACTTGATCCCATCGCTAATAAAAAGGGCTAGAATTGAaaattctctctctctctctctctctctctctgtttcacTCTTTAAAAAAGTGAGAAAGAGAGTAAAAACATGGAAGGAGTGGGCAGACACGAGATAGCGTGTGCGTGAGGCGTTTTTAATGCGTGTTACCCGGCGGAACCGCAATCCGCTTTTGCGGCGGCGGCCACTGGTCGAGCTGGCCCACTGGTTGCCAGTTTCCGGTAACGCGCTTTGGCGCAAACTGGCGACCACGGCTGATTTCGAAATTGCAAAACATTTTCACACTCTTATGGTTTCGACGCCACCGCAGTCCCTGTGTGTTTGCCTCCTTTACTGTCTGCCTCGTTCCGTTCACGTCCTCATCCTACCGTTGTTATTCTCTCTGAGTGTatattttttctcgtttttctctttttttttcgttttcctcgtttcttcttcttctgtctctctctcttttttaatttgtttcgttTTGTTTCGACGGTACACTCGTAATTCCCGCGGTTTTGACGCTCTTCGTCAAAGCTGTGGAGAGACAAAGCGAATACGTCATGGCTGAATTCAGCCGACGACGTTTTGATGCGATGAAAGGAGCAACCGAGAGAAGTCGCGTAATTGTTCCACGGTTCGATCCGAACCCGCGTGTTTTTGAAGCTTCCACGCTGACCAAAAGTTTAGGTCAGGTTTGGGATACGAGATTAGATTTCCGGCATGAGTTTGAATAAAATGGAGCGGCCTTTTAGTTGGAAGGACATTGTACAGAGTATTTAGATGATATTACAAAGAAAAACGTGTCTTTTAGTAGCAGAGatattttctgtaattttttacgatttttgACAGTTTGGAGCATTCATTTTTTTCATGCGGTATTTATAGTAAAATGTATGATCTACactaattaatttcatattacaaatattattttatatgtcaTCTCTTTGCGATAAATGGATTATAGATAATAATCTATaatgcatttatgggaaatttgatGTTGCAAAAATACAcagaatacatataattttcgaaaatatgTAAGACATCGAAAGTATGACACTCGTTATAATTTTTAGtggataaaacaattttctacttaAGCTccattttgtaaattatatttataaaaatacgaatttgcataaataccAGAAGTTTAATAATCTTATAAATATAAGCATGTACATATTCCTTGATATGGTGGACGCTAATATTGCAGTATACAAtaagaaatgaattttatttagataagtagaaatttattattgagATAAATTCTACGACTTTTACTTTATCGTCAAAGATGAAAATCAGTTAATAGAAGTTAGATATGCACAACATATATTGTGATAAAATTATGACCTAGAGTCACAGAACTTTATATTTAGACGTATACTATTAACAATAAACAAAAAGGTAAATTTTCCTACAGctgaaaaaaattcaattctgAAGAAGTTAAACAGTGGTTATGTTAAATATAGGAACACGTCCTCAAAGTTTTCATTCTGCTTCATCCACTCTTTTTGTAATCTACGATTCAAGGGCGAGATAAAGCTTAATTCTGTGATCGGAATGTCGGTACGCCGATTTCCTGTTTAATTTTAAAGCGTTTAACCAAATTCGGCCCGTGGCAACAAGAGGTGGAGAAACGGAGCATTCGAGGGTCGTGTCATTAAATTATTCCGGAACGTGAACCCGACGGGTGTCCTCGATCAGTTTCTGTGCGTAATTCGACAGAAGAATAACTCGGAACATCTGACTTGGCTCGCGATTTTTCGTGTCGCGCGCCATTGTAGAATTAAATGTCGTACGTACTTTTTATTGTGATTTGATACtaaattcttgaaatttcagaaaagaaatatttatagtagctataaatttcataaattatataaattataattatataaataatattgtggatggacaatttttattaagaacaataatgtggtataaatataaaaaaaagattatattacaaaatagtaaataaaatGCAATATAATCGTTATTATTAATCAATTCCATGTTACCAGAGCTATTTTTCTGCGCTTCCTTCAACTAATAGGAATGTTCTAATGGGGATTCTAAGTAACAAATTTAACCCtttaacctacaactacgggcatagcccgtagtacgatgatcgggccaaacgtaaatattacgggcatagcccgtagtacaATGATCGGGccaaatgtaatatataatataatatataatagcttgtttacgttttcgGCCCAAAtttctcgaacgtaaatcgtaggttaaggggttaagtGACTAATTTCTGTcgatttttgtaatttttagaaatagaTTCTTGTATTTAAGAACTTTTGATTTTGTAGTAGTACGAGTTCTATCGTTATACTTTCATATTTATCTTTCATCCGgaactattatttttatatttacgattttggttttacgttatttatattttaagatttATAGATGACCGATGGTAATTTCGATCGTTTGCTCGATTAGGTCACATATGATTCCGAGACTAAGCAGAGATAATTTGTCAACGAAGCGAATAACTCCATTGGTTAAGTCAGTTGTCCGGCAAACAAGATTCTGGAACGCGATTGCTATGGCAGAAAGGGAGtcaattgtttctttttcttccgcgaacattaaatttatacatataaagaaagaaactgCATTTTTTGAAAGAATAGAGTTATAGAATAGAGTAAAATTAGAGTAAGATATTTGAAAGATTAACTAGTCTGTTTTTGCATCTTTTGGCGTAATGTACaatttactttttcatttagCTCGATTCCAAGATCTTTCCTAATCTCTTCGATAAATAATATAGAGCAGTAATCTGTGAAACACTGCGATATCCGAATATTATTAAGTGATCCGCGAATTCTTATGCATTTGTGAAAAATTTTGACGTGCAAAAATACGTAtggtatatataaaaatatataaaatatttcaagtgtAGTACTCGTTAAAAGTATTTAAGAACTTTCTATCTTGATCCTATTTCGTTcgttatattcataaaaatataaaatgtcataaatatttgcacTTTAATTAAAAGAGTCGCTGTACCTGAGCATCCAAACGAATGACCAATCTTCTTTGGTAAGTGAAAATCCGTACTAAACTAACGCACAACCACTCGACTTTGAGAAGTTAGATTGCTTACCATCTCTCACTACCTTTTACATCCCCTTCTCACGGCACTTTGTCGTCGACCCGGTTTCTACGCTGGCACGTGCAAAATTTTCAAGCGCCCTCCAGGACATCGGAATCGGGCAGAAGCACGCGATTCGAATCACTGACTCCGAAAAACGATCTTTCTCGTTGAACGTGCGTGTCGGCAAACAGAATCGTTCGCTGGAACGGTTCCGTTGCACCAAGCCTCCGGccatctctctctttctctctctctctctctcctttctctgttcttctttttccgcctttctctgtttttctctttctgcctttctctctttttctgtttttcatCGTAGACGGGCTTGTTGCACGCGACCAAAAAACGTCAGCGGCAAGAACCTTCGCGGACAGCGATTTTTTGAACGCGTCCCGAAACTCTGTTTCGCTTTCCGTTTCAGCAAATCTCGATTCCCGATAAACGCTTCGTGTCAAAATGTTGTTTCGCCGGCGGCGAATCGCATGGAGGGAGTTGAACACGATCTTTGCAGCCATTTTGTCGGCCATTCGTATGGAAAAGTGAGGCATACACGTTGGATAATTGACGAATGAGACTTTTGAACAGAGACTGCGTTTGGTTGCGTCCGTTTGTGCAACGCAGGGGCATGCGATTGTTAATTCATTGATTCTTGTTTTAATGTGGAAAAAAAGATTGCTAATGGTTTTCTCTTGGTAATTTTTACATCTTTGATCGTACGTTATGTTAATGAGTAATTAGCTTTGGGTAATGTATTGGAAGAGCTTGTAATTACCGCATGCTTGGAATACGTTGAATCGGTACTGATAGGTTTGAATTTAGTTTTTTGTTAAGGATCAGACTGGTACTATCTGAGAGATTTAATCAGAAGGAGATGTGAGATGTTCTTTGtgtgaaaaatgaattttacttCAAAGATTTAGATGGAGTGATCGGTGGAATGTTTTACatcgtataaaattaaaatgtaaaatgttgTTGAGTGGATATTTATGAAATGAAACAGGAATCGACGGTACACATTGTACAGCGATATATACAATAtcgatattacattacaatTTAAGAGACGAAATGTACACAAAACAAACGCTAAAACCTTCCTATTCACTACGAATTCTAACAATCCTAAAGAAAATCTTGTCAAAAATACCTGAAAATCCTTGAAAtcatccattattaataatgcCCTGTCCATTGCAGATAGgaagatatttaaaatagaacaAGAACTAAAACCACTGCCAAAACTCCTTCACATGGATATAGTTGTCTTAAGAAAGGCATCAGAAATtaagaatatttgaaaaaccGCAAAATCATTCACTATTAAAAACTATCCATCATATATGTGGAAGGTATTGACCAGAAATCGAAGGTAGCGGAGCAGTCGCCATGCATAGGCATCGACATAAGAATCGACATAGGAATCGAAGGTACACATTGACTGGTGTACACGCGCGTcaaagagagaaggagaaagagaaggaactATAATGTCAGGGAGACGTCCCGCGGCGCTAGACTGTGACTAAATCCGCAGTACCCATGCAGTGTTTACACTCGAGATGATGCCTCCTAATGCTAATACGCGGTGCAGCGCAGCCTCTCCTCCGGTTTCTTAATGCTCAATCGCAATCCAATGAAAAGTGTATGAATGGCAAACGATTATCAAGTCGAGCGGGCGCCCTCAATGTGTCCGCCGAGGCGTCCGCGCAACCCTGCTGCGTTAACCGACGTCGAATCCGGACCAAATGGTACGAATTCGCTGCGTTTCCCTCTCCTTTTCTCCCTTCTACGTTACATTCGTTGAttccctttctttcgttcgctTTTCACCTCGTCCATCGGCACTTTTCTCTCTATTACTCTTTTAGGTTGGCCGTCAGCTTTTTTTGTGGATTCAGCCGGTCATAGGACAGAAGTTTTGCAGGGATACGTAACGGAGAGCACGTGGTAGGATTTCCGGCTCACTCAACGATTAGGCTCGGGTCAGAGAGCAGTAAGAAACGCAATTACCATTGTTAGTAAATGCGAGATGTTGGGAGATTTGAGGAGATGGAATCATTGAGATCGAAGGTGAAATGGAGAACAACAGATATGGTGGTGTCAATTTGATATTGGAAAGAAGAAAGCTGGAATATAAAAATGGTAGAGAAGCGATACCAAAACCGGACTCTCGATTTATCATTTATGTATAAGGTGTCTCAGTAATCATGATACAATCGGAAAGTGGGTGTGATTCTAAGTGAAAAAGTAAATCGAAAACATAGAATAATGTCTGTTCGTATGacgcttcgttttcgagaaaaaagagatttgaaaaTCGATATTTGAAGATCGGTCaagtattataagtataataattaattggaAACAGTAATTTTAATAGGTTAATCATAACTTCCGAAGAGTAATTTCTACAAATAACAATTTGGAAAGAGAAGTTttaataaatagtaatttccAAACGGTTATTTTGTTGTtctgataaataataattacaaagtaataatttctataagTAATATTTCCAAAACAGTAATATAAATAGATAGATACTAATTTGGGAAAGGTAATTCCTAAAAatcttaattttaaaaaagtaatttcaatgtataatcGCCCCAAAACAGTAATTCGAACGTTTTCGTGTCAACGTTTTAACGTGAATTCTCCAACCGATCCCCGTTCCCCCTTGGGTAGTTCACTCGAAAAGAAAGCGGTTTGTCGTCGTGGCCTTAACCACGATTCACGGTTCAAGCTCACGCCGATGATCCCTTTTATCCAATCCGCGAGAAGCCGCGAGGCGTTAAATCCCCCGGGAAAATCTCCGTAACTGAACTCGCGTTCCCGTTAAGTCGGTCAGCTCGGTCCAGCCGAGTGAAAGGATCACAATACCAGGCCGTGGAATCGGGTATCCAATCCTTATTCTGTCTTTCGACGTTGTCCCAGGCCTCTCTGGAAATTAGTTGTCCGAGAAATTCATGTTAATGTCGAGCAATCGACCGCAGTAGTCCGTGAGAAAATAGCCAACGTGACGAACAGATCCGGAAATGTTTCCAAAGAAAATCTTTAGTGTAACTTTGTTACAAGGTGTTTAATCTTCTGTTATTTGGCTTTGGGTCTGAGAATGATACTTTCCTTTTGGAGGGGTGGAATGATGGTGGGAGTTTCCGAAGAACGTGTTTTGTTGATTGTGATTAATCTATGTAGTAGTAAAAATACACGGGTAAGTAAAGCAAgcaattttaatgttttaagaACCTTTTTGGTAAAATTGAAAGAATCTTAAAAATAGTTTAAGAAATTTcttaagaataaaaagaacaattttCAAACCTAAAAATTTACAGATTTGCAAAATTTGTGGAGGATAAAAAATATGTGaaggattaaaattaattcaagAAACATAGTAGAGTTAAAGAAATCTTGCAGTTCAGTTCAACATACCTATTACTTGCCACCACTCTGTATCTAACGAGTACAAGAAAAAAACATAATAaatgattttaaaaaatttcattttctaaaaGGGAATAgcttaaaaattcaatatatcAATAAATCCCATATTACCAAAAGTGACTGTAGTTGTTTTTAAGATTAAAATAAGTTTTCCCACCTCCTTTATAATTTTAGAATATATGGAATAGAATATTTGCGCGCCATAATATtaagatattgaaaatattaaagtatCTCTTTCATAATACTTATAtctttaacattttataaaactttgttaatttatcatttatttttaaaaggcTTATATCTTCCGATCTAATAGATCCTTCTCatttttgattattttatattaatttcgtaTCAAGAATGTCACAGTTCAGAATCGGAATAGTTTTaaagatacatataaatttatcgaattaaatgagaatattataacatttttctACATACAAGTTCGACATCTTATTATACTAATTTAGCAACTTAATGCGTTTTCAGAAAATTATAACGATTCAAActcatttttcataaaaacattttatagaAAGATATGAATTCATTCTTGTATAAGATGTATGGACCAATCTATAACGAAGATTGATAATCTATAGGGTATCTTGCAACTGATATGAAACCAGTCAAATGGTTTTATGtgataaaagaaatagaaaacataaaataatgttttttCACACGAAActttatttctaaaaaaatttactttaacCTTATCCGTTGCATCTAGTAATTTTGTAGTTTATTTTACAAAGAGACatcaatacattttttaatattcgagGTTATTGATTATTGAcgatatttaataaagaaacatTGTCAGTAGATAAATAGGGTGATTATGAGAGAGAGATTAAGTGATACGAAGATGGAAGACATTAGGTGTTcaacataattataatattaatatgatATATCATAATAATACGATTTTGACTACTAAAATATAAGACtgccaaagaaaaaaaaatttcttaatgCAAAGGAAAAGGATAAACCTTGATTCATGACtatattaaaaacatatagttataaatttataaaatttctatgtaGGATTATAAGTTAGTCATTCCAATAATACTAGCAAttttaatggaaaataaatttaagtaCTTTTTGGAAAAGTTATCCCcttttttctatcaaattTTCAGGCTACAAATCAATATCAAATTCAGACgaacaagaaaagaagaaaagtaaaaaataaaattcagtgTGTCAGATAAAAGTAACGTAATGAATATTTTGGTCACGTTATAATTGGTTCATTCGCCCCTCGTGCCATAATGATATAAAAGAATTCAAGAGAAAAACAATTCTTTTTAGGACCAATTCTTCGTATGGTATTTCATTGGACAATTCATTCgaatttttcagatatttcgtCGATGCAACAATCCTAATGTGTTATATAGGGATCGGCGCAGTGTACGTTGTATTCATATCTGGGATAATACAAAAATCTTTTGATTCTGAAAGAATCCTAGATCAAGAGTATTACGCCTTGTTCCTGTTTCCACTCTGCTCTTTGTAATAAACATGATGAAATATTTGCACGACATCGCGGTTATTTCCATTTTTGGTAATTTATTGCTCTTTACTGCTGCCATGATTGGCGCACTATACGCTGTGAAAGATGAAATTGGCGAAAAGTGGGTCATGATTGGCTCGGACATGTATTTGTATCCGAAATTCGTCGGAACTGTTCTCTTCAGCATGAGTTATTCTGGAATAGTAAGTTTTCACCTATATTCAGTTAACAATGGTGAATCTAATGTTCAATTTTTAGACTAAATGACTAAAAACTAACatcttatataatttatattattatgtattatatactACATGAAATagtatatattttgttactaCGAGACTGTGGACctttatgcaaatttttatgaacacaaTTACAGAAATGGAATCTAAGCAAAAATTTGCCTTACTTACTACATTTctgtatattatatgcattctgttcatttttgcatttttcaatttcgtataaatagataaaaatccacaatttaattatgtagtaaaataatttgtacaaAACTTCTTTGCTCTATAATCAAAAAATGTTTGTTTTTTCAATTGAGGATAATTATTCTTAGGTGCAAAAGCCATGGAATTACACGAAATTCAGCGGAGTATTAAACCACGCTATGATGCACATAACTCTTCTGCATACTTTTATCGATGTTGTTGGTTACCTGAAATGGGGCTGCGACTCAGGAGGCAATTTCATTCGAAACCATCCAGTAAACGATCTGTACAAATTTTTgcgtatattttattctttcaaACGAGACACACCACTGTTCAGAGGTATCAGGACACTTGTTTATTTTTGACATGATATATTTGAATTATACAACTACGGATAAAAAAATTGAActgcaataattttattccttATAAGCATTATATATAACAGGACATTATGAGGTCATTAACCTAATTTTTCAAAACTAATATGCAATAAGAAAACTAGAGTTTGTAATTATACAGtcttgtaaaattattttattaattgacAAATTCTTTATCTTTAGATCTTTCAATAGGTTTCTTGCAGTACGAATTATAAGAGGTAGATTAAGAAGATCTTCTATACCAacaaaaacattttttgtgaacactaatatttaaataataaatatacaagaTGATCAGAAGGCTACTTGACTGattctaatttttattgtttaatattttaaagtcATATAGAAGCTCCATCTCTGGAAATttgttaaaagaaattttgatgCTTTTTTGCATTATTTAGTTGTAATTTGTTCTAAACTCTGATCATGTTGGAATATCCAATAAAAGCGAgaatttcttttcgaaaaaaaCGTGATCAAATTAAGATGTTGATGGATAACAGTAAAGTATGCGCGGAAAAAGTATGTCATGCTAGATGATGACGAACTCTTTAAATTATTGGCTTATTAATCCCCATATTTTTTCGTATTATCaaaaaaatagatttttatctGATTTTGTCTGATActtgtaacatttttttatcgaattattgTTTTTGGCTACCTTATATTTTGGCTACGTTGTTTTGAATTATTAGTTTAtcattaatttatacattttaatacaAATGAATCAAAGTGTCGGAATATTTATGAAGGCTTGTGTATTCTATAATATAGTCAATAacacgatattattattttattttgttaggAGAACAATATCTGCATTCGTGATGCAGGGtctatcgatatatttcatatatggATTACAATGCTATATGCCAATTATTATCTTATTGGATGAGTATATTATTCCAGCACTTAATAAAAAGTCAATCTACGGAACTTCATGTGGTTGGAATCTGATAGTTCGTTTGGGCATCAGCCTAATTACGTGTAAAGAAATTCTTATACCTATTGTGCTCAAAACGATTAGAGGATCGTTCTCCTTGTATTTctgtttttcatatttatctttcgcgtttgtacatttttttattggTTGCTTTAAAGTTAATCTCTATCGCAGTACCATGTAAATCTTATTTATGTCGATATGTTTTAATAGAATCTTTCATAGCAGCAATTCTCTAATTGTttggattttttaaatttcttcttcACTTATAGTTACGTTTCGACTACGTTGGcattagaaattatttatatattttcactcagttttatttaatattaatcatgTAATATACAAAGTATCCGATTTTAATGTACAAATACGAGTTACTGGTAAATTACCTGTTGTATAAAGGGAAGGCAGAAATTGAATGGTTTTACAGAGAACATAATCtgatataattatttcttctcgagATGAACGCGTAGAGATTGTGATTCACGTTTTCTTAAACTGAATCATATAATTTTTGATATACTAATCGATATGTTTTGATATtctttatagaaaattattaatctaTTCACGTCGAAAAACCATTGGTCTAGCAGGTATTTTAACTTTTATCTTGTGAAACCTATCGTACAGAAGAcaaaaaagcaaag
Encoded proteins:
- the LOC126868114 gene encoding proton-coupled amino acid transporter 2-like translates to MVGVSEERVLLIVINLCSSKNTRNPRSRVLRLVPVSTLLFVINMMKYLHDIAVISIFGNLLLFTAAMIGALYAVKDEIGEKWVMIGSDMYLYPKFVGTVLFSMSYSGIVSFHLYSVQKPWNYTKFSGVLNHAMMHITLLHTFIDVVGYLKWGCDSGGNFIRNHPVNDLRTISAFVMQGLSIYFIYGLQCYMPIIILLDEYIIPALNKKSIYGTSCGWNLIVRLGISLITCLLAAIIPKLDLFIAVVGAVCSSTLSTIIPVTLYILIHYNNYGTLKWKLILGLFLLIVVNIILIAEYFRSSKLVLRLKLLEPKSHKSQNM